The following are encoded together in the Ignavibacteriales bacterium genome:
- a CDS encoding chorismate-binding protein, whose translation MVTGPIGKHNLNTSLKSFERSFYFEKPSEDYVVIGLDEVYKISENGETRFVATEKKMNELKSNVISNWDSSKPLNIPLFVGAMKFQPERSEDIWTEFDDSTWFIPEVMLFRTNQKNFLVFNVSFSSTTHIEKIKERIKKKLESLFDQTEKEVLQAKIKSISGNSPKEKKKWKGFVTHALENILENNIDKVVLSRRIELLLNNEPNLDYLAESLRTSYPRCSIFCYHHGKSNFFGASPERLALFSAGKMMIEVLAGSAPRGKDEIEDLSIEKDVLMSEKIFENIILLLNTLKMF comes from the coding sequence TTGGTTACCGGACCAATTGGAAAACATAATCTTAACACTTCGCTAAAATCTTTTGAAAGATCTTTTTATTTTGAAAAGCCTTCTGAAGATTACGTGGTTATCGGATTGGACGAAGTATATAAAATTTCCGAAAACGGTGAAACGAGATTCGTTGCAACCGAGAAAAAAATGAATGAACTTAAGTCGAATGTAATTTCCAATTGGGATTCTTCGAAGCCATTGAATATCCCACTTTTCGTTGGAGCTATGAAATTTCAACCCGAACGTTCCGAAGACATTTGGACTGAATTTGACGACTCAACATGGTTTATTCCTGAAGTAATGTTATTCCGAACCAATCAAAAAAACTTTTTAGTATTTAATGTAAGTTTTAGCTCTACAACTCATATAGAGAAAATAAAAGAAAGAATAAAAAAGAAACTTGAATCCCTGTTTGATCAAACTGAAAAAGAAGTTCTTCAAGCAAAAATAAAATCTATCAGTGGAAATTCTCCAAAGGAAAAAAAGAAATGGAAAGGATTTGTTACACATGCGCTTGAAAATATTTTGGAAAATAATATTGACAAAGTAGTTCTATCGCGCCGAATTGAACTTTTATTAAATAACGAACCGAATTTAGATTATTTAGCCGAATCCCTCAGAACCAGTTATCCCCGCTGTAGTATTTTTTGCTACCACCATGGTAAATCAAATTTTTTTGGCGCTTCACCCGAAAGACTTGCATTATTTTCAGCAGGAAAAATGATGATTGAAGTTCTCGCCGGTTCTGCACCTCGCGGTAAAGATGAAATAGAAGACTTATCAATCGAAAAAGATGTTTTAATGTCTGAAAAAATATTCGAGAACATAATTTT
- the rsgA gene encoding ribosome small subunit-dependent GTPase A — protein sequence MRCSLKGKIKNDFHLKKNKQYHTDIAVAGDLVEIDLNKDGTGVITKIAPRKNYLSCKAPKIKGSSYRGERLEQIIAANIDQLFIVTSIKHPDFNSKVVDRFIVASESSSIKCNIIINKIDLDDTKTFLKWKTIYEDIGYNVFLTSTISRHGFESLHQSLNGKINLLWGHSGVGKSSLLNSLYQSLNLKVGLISSFNQKGKHTTVTNFLVKVEKDTYIIDTPGIREIDPYGIQRQDLGHYFREFNELISGCRFSTCTHNHEPGCIVIEAVQSGKISEIRYNSYLRILETIEEDIIF from the coding sequence ATCCGGTGCAGTCTTAAAGGTAAAATAAAAAATGACTTTCACTTAAAAAAAAACAAACAATATCATACGGATATTGCTGTCGCCGGCGACCTGGTTGAAATAGATTTGAATAAAGATGGAACCGGTGTAATAACTAAAATTGCTCCCCGTAAAAATTATCTGTCATGCAAAGCTCCAAAGATTAAAGGGTCATCGTATAGAGGTGAACGACTGGAGCAAATTATAGCCGCCAACATTGATCAGCTATTCATAGTTACCAGCATTAAACATCCCGATTTCAATAGTAAAGTTGTTGATAGGTTTATTGTTGCCTCCGAAAGTTCTTCCATAAAATGTAATATTATTATAAATAAAATAGATCTGGATGACACAAAAACTTTTCTTAAATGGAAGACAATCTATGAGGATATTGGCTATAATGTTTTTTTAACGTCCACTATAAGCAGACATGGTTTCGAATCACTCCATCAATCATTAAATGGTAAAATAAATTTATTGTGGGGGCACTCAGGAGTTGGGAAATCTTCTCTCCTCAATTCACTATACCAATCTTTAAATTTGAAAGTTGGTTTAATCAGTTCCTTTAATCAAAAAGGTAAACACACCACAGTTACTAATTTTCTAGTTAAAGTTGAGAAGGATACTTATATAATAGATACGCCCGGGATCAGAGAGATTGATCCTTATGGAATACAAAGACAGGATTTGGGACACTATTTTAGAGAGTTTAATGAATTGATTTCAGGATGCAGATTCAGCACTTGCACTCATAATCACGAACCCGGTTGTATAGTTATAGAAGCGGTGCAGTCCGGAAAAATTTCTGAAATTAGATACAATAGTTATCTGAGAATTTTGGAAACTATTGAGGAGGATATTATTTTCTGA
- a CDS encoding YjbH domain-containing protein, which translates to MKNIITSLILLSVACSSLIAQGTSGETAKYEYRNLVDMPTAGILEKGFVGVTTNILPAGVVIGILEVGVFDNVSFGISYGGANIIGAGSPDWYKIPSVNLRVRLIDESVALPALTLGFDSQGKGIYFDEDKRYAIKSPGFFGAASKNFDFLGYLSLHGTINYSLETLDGDNFTNLQVGFEKTVGSMFSVIGEYDFAFNDNTTQIYGNGSGYLNVGFRLSVGDGFTLGMDLRDLLNNKKWSPSTADRSLRIEYIKSIF; encoded by the coding sequence ATGAAAAATATTATTACTTCTTTGATACTGCTTAGCGTGGCTTGCAGCAGTTTAATTGCGCAAGGCACATCGGGCGAAACAGCCAAATACGAATACAGAAACTTGGTTGACATGCCGACAGCAGGCATTTTGGAAAAAGGATTTGTTGGAGTTACCACAAATATTCTTCCTGCAGGAGTTGTCATCGGAATACTCGAAGTCGGAGTTTTTGATAATGTTAGTTTTGGCATCTCCTATGGAGGGGCTAATATTATTGGTGCTGGCTCCCCCGATTGGTACAAAATTCCATCTGTAAATTTAAGAGTACGATTGATTGATGAATCGGTTGCATTACCAGCCTTAACTTTGGGTTTCGATTCGCAGGGTAAGGGAATTTATTTCGATGAAGACAAGCGATATGCAATTAAGTCGCCTGGATTTTTTGGAGCAGCAAGTAAAAATTTTGATTTCCTCGGATATCTCAGCTTACATGGCACAATCAATTACTCTCTTGAAACATTGGATGGCGATAACTTCACAAACTTGCAAGTAGGTTTTGAAAAGACCGTTGGCTCTATGTTTTCTGTTATTGGAGAATATGATTTCGCATTCAATGATAACACTACACAAATATATGGCAATGGGAGCGGTTATTTGAATGTCGGATTTCGATTATCGGTTGGCGACGGTTTTACCTTAGGTATGGATTTGCGGGATCTTTTAAATAATAAAAAATGGAGCCCGAGCACTGCAGATCGTTCTCTTAGAATTGAATACATAAAAAGCATATTTTAA
- a CDS encoding tetratricopeptide repeat protein: MKPILLSQKNVLAALVFILALVFANCSTSQKSITKSHSTEADSNNHTDEKLNYPDKKLALNLFITGAAAEVKGDYPTAIINYQQALNRDSSAGIYYALGKAYYVTRKLDLALINLLNAIKKDPEQKDFKNLLVDVYISANQNDSAAAILNEMILNDSTDPAPYYRLAVIYEDSKPLSAIEIYNKLTDLIGPQWNVLLRVSELYVNLEKYGLAAESIEKLLTIDPSNVSIQKILADYYQRDKNYQASESILNDILESTPNDLEAREKKAILLIEQNKWIEAGEQYQYISNQPDIPLDAKLNIGANFFAKSLKDTSLNSFTKSFFESIDKDTSDWQIKMYLGAIALNEKNDSSAIDYFKQTTELASWNSQGWVRLGGLYYDNAKYSEAEKVMNEAIENFPQDYAVNFILGLSLAQNNKQQEAKVYLKKSVDLNPRDVNTLSAYAYTLSQLKENESAVEYLNRAIILAPTDVNLLGTLGLIYNSMGKLTESDSIYERALQIDSANALVNNNYAYSLSERDLQLERALSMVKIAVEKEPENSSYLDTIGWVYFKLGNYEEAKKYLEKGLTVSGDRAVILDHLGDVLFKLGLKEEAISNWEKAHSIDPNNENLKKKIEKGEL; this comes from the coding sequence TTGAAGCCTATTCTATTATCACAAAAAAATGTTTTAGCTGCTTTGGTTTTCATTTTAGCTTTGGTATTTGCTAATTGTTCAACCTCGCAAAAGTCAATAACTAAAAGTCACAGCACTGAGGCTGATTCGAATAATCACACAGATGAAAAGTTAAATTATCCCGATAAAAAACTTGCACTAAATTTATTCATCACCGGTGCAGCGGCTGAAGTGAAGGGGGATTATCCAACCGCAATTATAAATTATCAGCAGGCGTTAAACCGTGATTCGTCAGCAGGAATTTATTATGCACTTGGCAAAGCATATTATGTTACCCGAAAACTGGATCTTGCATTAATAAATTTATTAAACGCAATAAAAAAAGATCCCGAACAAAAGGATTTTAAAAATCTTTTAGTTGACGTTTATATCTCCGCAAATCAAAATGATTCTGCGGCAGCAATTTTAAATGAAATGATATTGAATGATTCAACAGACCCCGCCCCTTATTACAGACTTGCTGTGATTTATGAAGATTCCAAACCGCTTTCTGCAATTGAAATTTATAACAAGCTCACTGATTTGATCGGACCACAATGGAATGTGTTACTTCGGGTTTCAGAATTATATGTAAACCTTGAAAAATATGGTCTCGCTGCCGAATCAATCGAAAAGCTGCTCACAATTGATCCTTCAAATGTATCTATTCAAAAAATCCTTGCTGATTATTATCAACGCGATAAAAATTATCAGGCATCAGAAAGTATCCTTAATGATATTCTTGAATCCACCCCCAACGATCTTGAAGCAAGAGAGAAAAAAGCAATTTTATTAATTGAACAGAACAAATGGATCGAAGCAGGAGAACAATATCAATATATTTCGAACCAGCCCGATATTCCGCTTGATGCAAAGTTAAACATCGGAGCTAATTTTTTTGCTAAATCTCTCAAAGACACTTCATTAAATTCTTTTACCAAATCATTTTTTGAATCTATTGATAAAGATACATCTGACTGGCAGATAAAAATGTATCTCGGTGCAATCGCACTAAATGAAAAAAATGATTCTTCTGCAATTGATTATTTTAAGCAAACCACTGAACTGGCAAGCTGGAATTCGCAGGGATGGGTAAGACTCGGCGGGTTATATTATGACAATGCAAAATATTCAGAAGCTGAAAAAGTAATGAATGAAGCTATAGAAAATTTTCCACAGGATTATGCTGTGAATTTTATTCTTGGACTTTCACTTGCGCAAAACAATAAGCAGCAGGAAGCAAAAGTTTATCTCAAAAAATCTGTCGATCTAAATCCTCGCGATGTAAATACGCTCTCTGCATACGCATATACATTAAGTCAATTAAAAGAAAATGAAAGTGCAGTCGAATATCTTAATCGGGCAATAATTTTGGCTCCAACCGATGTTAATCTGCTTGGTACGCTTGGATTAATTTACAATTCGATGGGAAAGTTAACAGAGTCCGACAGCATTTACGAAAGGGCTTTGCAGATTGATTCCGCCAATGCTTTAGTCAATAATAATTATGCTTACTCACTTTCAGAACGAGATCTTCAGCTCGAGCGGGCATTGTCAATGGTGAAAATAGCAGTTGAAAAAGAACCGGAAAATTCATCTTATCTCGATACAATCGGGTGGGTGTATTTCAAACTTGGAAATTATGAAGAAGCAAAAAAATATCTCGAAAAAGGATTGACTGTCAGCGGCGACCGGGCAGTAATTCTTGATCATCTTGGCGATGTATTATTTAAATTAGGGCTAAAAGAGGAAGCTATCAGTAATTGGGAGAAGGCTCATTCTATTGATCCGAATAATGAAAATCTAAAAAAGAAAATTGAGAAAGGTGAACTTTGA
- a CDS encoding DUF4292 domain-containing protein gives MRLRLFSLVVLFLLPLIINGCVPSKPTEQLEILPSERLINKLEVNRRRIKNFEGYGTLSVKSPQFDNSANFRIVIVKPDSIYLTIYGPFGLELAQSVVTGENFIFYDQLNNSAYKGKVGDDVLKEIFKINLSFRQLLDAFVGSVDLTPKLYRSPDNFEVIYDEYMLTYIDSLTNNKDKYTIDVRELGIKNFTITNKVDEVLLDSKYSKFQIVESVAVPNRIEMINYKDDQSVTIEYKTISVNKKNLFVDFVLPSDASIIEW, from the coding sequence TTGAGGTTAAGATTATTTTCACTTGTGGTTTTGTTTTTACTACCTTTAATAATAAATGGATGTGTGCCGTCCAAGCCCACCGAACAATTGGAAATCCTGCCTTCCGAAAGACTGATAAACAAACTTGAAGTAAACCGAAGAAGGATTAAAAATTTTGAAGGGTATGGCACGCTTTCAGTAAAGTCCCCTCAGTTTGATAACAGCGCTAATTTCAGGATCGTGATTGTTAAACCGGATTCTATTTATCTCACTATTTATGGACCATTTGGATTGGAGCTTGCTCAGTCAGTTGTTACGGGTGAGAATTTTATTTTTTACGATCAATTAAATAACTCGGCTTATAAAGGTAAGGTGGGTGATGATGTTCTAAAAGAGATTTTTAAAATCAATTTATCGTTCAGGCAATTGCTTGACGCTTTTGTTGGATCGGTTGATTTAACTCCAAAGCTTTACCGAAGTCCTGATAATTTTGAAGTAATTTATGACGAATACATGCTCACATATATTGATTCACTGACTAATAACAAAGACAAATACACGATTGATGTTCGAGAATTGGGTATCAAAAACTTTACGATCACTAATAAAGTAGATGAAGTATTACTCGATAGTAAGTATTCGAAATTTCAGATTGTTGAATCGGTAGCCGTTCCAAACCGGATCGAAATGATCAATTACAAAGATGATCAGTCAGTAACCATCGAGTACAAAACAATTTCAGTTAATAAGAAAAATTTATTTGTTGATTTTGTTCTGCCTTCAGACGCAAGTATAATTGAATGGTAA
- a CDS encoding peptidoglycan DD-metalloendopeptidase family protein yields MVKSFCKILFILLIIPFTEILLQEEPEININQAKLIELRSQIQLLQQDLESKSASEKESYSTIENFNKQNLILNKLIGELRSEEKNKQQQIEMSLSNIASVENEIKKIKENYAAYIVATYKRGSVSELESIVDASSLQQSLRRYVYLQRFSDSRKNDLKKLDEHKTELVKLKSNLENEQREKNLLVEQKLGEERQLLSKLNDKKKVLSKIKNNKVSLQKEIEAKKQAEIQIKNMIVRLIEESQRRKKEEDERLARLKLEKEKSTVVEKKDETVIANIKKEKGSTTKTLPEFDIDLNTEKFSSFAAMKGKLSWPISGGKIFRKFGENKNSKLNIVTLNYGIDIKASKDLNVKAVSDGVVSIIDYIPGFGSVLIISHKDEYRTVYSHLSQIFVKEGDKIKSGQLIATVGESLDGTILHFEIWNGRQNINPEAWLKK; encoded by the coding sequence ATGGTAAAATCTTTTTGTAAAATATTATTTATACTTCTAATTATTCCTTTCACCGAAATTCTTCTTCAGGAAGAACCTGAAATAAATATTAATCAAGCGAAATTAATAGAACTTCGTTCACAGATTCAATTACTCCAACAAGACCTCGAATCAAAATCCGCCAGCGAAAAGGAATCATATTCAACAATTGAAAATTTCAACAAGCAAAATTTAATTTTGAACAAACTTATCGGGGAATTGCGGTCGGAAGAAAAAAACAAGCAGCAGCAAATAGAAATGAGCCTTTCAAATATTGCTTCTGTCGAAAATGAAATAAAAAAAATTAAAGAAAATTATGCAGCATACATCGTTGCAACTTATAAACGTGGAAGTGTATCTGAATTAGAAAGTATTGTTGATGCATCATCTTTGCAGCAGTCCCTGCGTCGTTATGTGTATCTACAAAGATTTTCTGACAGCAGAAAAAATGATTTGAAAAAACTTGATGAGCACAAAACTGAATTAGTTAAGTTAAAATCCAATCTTGAAAATGAACAAAGAGAAAAGAATTTATTGGTGGAGCAAAAGTTGGGTGAGGAGCGTCAGCTTCTTTCAAAGCTAAACGATAAGAAAAAAGTTTTATCAAAGATAAAAAACAATAAAGTCTCGCTGCAAAAAGAAATTGAGGCGAAGAAGCAGGCAGAAATCCAGATTAAAAATATGATCGTGAGATTGATTGAAGAAAGTCAACGCAGAAAAAAGGAGGAGGATGAACGATTAGCCCGATTAAAACTCGAAAAAGAAAAATCAACCGTGGTCGAAAAGAAGGATGAGACTGTTATTGCCAATATTAAAAAAGAGAAAGGAAGCACAACAAAAACACTCCCCGAATTTGATATTGATTTAAACACGGAAAAATTTTCTTCCTTCGCTGCGATGAAAGGCAAACTAAGCTGGCCGATTTCAGGCGGAAAAATTTTTCGGAAGTTCGGTGAGAACAAAAATTCAAAACTGAATATTGTTACACTTAATTATGGAATAGATATTAAAGCATCGAAGGATCTAAACGTTAAAGCTGTTAGTGATGGAGTTGTTTCAATCATTGATTACATTCCCGGATTTGGCAGCGTATTAATTATCTCGCACAAAGATGAATACAGAACTGTTTACAGCCACTTGTCGCAAATATTTGTCAAGGAGGGTGACAAAATAAAAAGCGGACAATTAATTGCAACTGTCGGTGAAAGTTTAGATGGGACAATATTACATTTCGAAATCTGGAACGGCAGACAAAACATAAATCCTGAAGCCTGGCTTAAAAAATAA
- a CDS encoding flippase, which yields MLGPEKYGLINFAAAFTGYFTILTDYGFNLSATQEISINRDDKQKVSEIFSSVISIKILFFLLSSLIFLIVVFFIPLFNENMILFFVTFLGVLGTTMFPSWLYQGVERMKYILTINLSVRIIITILIFIVIKSESDYLKLAALNTIAQFSIGVVGIRLAFKKLKIKYFFPIPELIKAQLKNGLSLFLSTVSINLYTTSNIFILGLFAPLNVVGYFSAADKIRMACQSILSPMSQSVFPFVNKLLSESYERFINFNKKLLKIAFTIGAFISILLFHFAEPIVKILLGHEYQSSILVLKIIAWLPLVIFLSNVLGIQTMLPLNKQKALR from the coding sequence GTGCTTGGGCCAGAAAAATACGGACTAATAAATTTTGCCGCAGCTTTCACCGGTTATTTTACGATCTTAACAGATTATGGATTTAACTTATCTGCTACACAGGAAATATCTATTAACAGAGATGACAAGCAAAAAGTATCGGAAATATTTTCGAGTGTGATAAGCATTAAAATATTGTTCTTTCTGCTTTCCTCATTAATATTTTTAATAGTTGTTTTTTTTATTCCACTCTTCAACGAAAATATGATTTTATTTTTTGTAACATTCCTTGGTGTTTTAGGAACGACAATGTTTCCATCCTGGCTTTATCAGGGGGTTGAAAGGATGAAGTATATTTTAACTATAAATTTATCTGTAAGAATTATAATAACCATTTTAATTTTTATTGTGATAAAATCTGAAAGCGATTATTTAAAATTGGCAGCGTTAAATACTATTGCTCAGTTTTCGATTGGTGTTGTTGGAATTCGATTAGCATTTAAAAAATTAAAGATTAAATATTTTTTCCCAATTCCCGAACTAATAAAAGCACAGCTAAAAAATGGATTGAGCCTATTCCTTTCTACAGTTTCGATAAATCTTTATACGACATCGAACATATTTATACTTGGTTTGTTCGCCCCGTTGAACGTGGTGGGTTATTTTTCTGCTGCAGATAAAATCAGAATGGCTTGTCAATCAATTCTTTCGCCGATGTCTCAAAGTGTTTTTCCATTTGTGAATAAATTGTTAAGTGAATCTTATGAACGGTTTATTAATTTTAATAAAAAATTGCTGAAAATTGCTTTCACAATAGGTGCATTTATTTCAATACTTTTATTTCATTTTGCCGAGCCGATTGTGAAAATTTTACTTGGACATGAATATCAATCTTCAATTTTAGTTTTAAAGATAATTGCATGGCTGCCATTGGTCATATTCTTAAGTAATGTCCTTGGTATACAAACAATGCTGCCTTTAAATAAGCAAAAAGCTTTGCGTTGA
- the glf gene encoding UDP-galactopyranose mutase codes for MKYDYLIVGAGFAGSVMAERLASQLNKKVLVVEKRNHIAGNAYDEFDEYGILVHRYGPHIFHTNSKEVFDYLSQFTEWIPYEHKVLAKIGNELYPIPINRITLNKLYNLNLKTEEEVKIYFESVREKRFPILNSEDIIVNQVGKDLFEKFFKHYTKKQWNLEPKELSPSVCGRIPVRTNDDCRYFTDKYQFMPKDGYTKMFEKILNHKNIEVILNTDYKSILESVKFDKMIYTGPIDYFFDYKFGKLPYRSIRFEFRNYESEKLQEAAVYNYVEPNTDYTRVTEYKYLTAQKSESTTISYEFSEKDGEPFYPVPTEENKRKYHLYKAETEKLSNVHFCGRLAEYQYYNMDQVVALCSNLESKL; via the coding sequence ATGAAATACGATTACTTAATTGTTGGTGCCGGTTTTGCTGGTTCAGTTATGGCTGAGAGATTAGCCTCGCAGTTAAATAAAAAAGTCTTAGTTGTTGAAAAAAGAAATCATATTGCCGGTAATGCTTACGATGAATTTGATGAATACGGTATTTTAGTTCATCGTTATGGGCCACATATATTTCATACAAACAGCAAGGAAGTTTTTGATTATTTATCTCAATTCACCGAATGGATTCCATACGAGCATAAAGTATTAGCTAAGATTGGAAATGAACTTTATCCAATTCCAATTAACCGAATTACATTAAATAAACTTTACAATTTAAATCTTAAAACTGAAGAGGAAGTAAAAATCTATTTTGAAAGCGTAAGAGAAAAAAGATTTCCAATTCTAAACTCAGAGGATATAATTGTTAATCAAGTTGGAAAAGATTTATTCGAAAAGTTTTTTAAACATTACACAAAGAAACAATGGAATCTTGAACCTAAAGAACTTTCTCCTTCAGTGTGCGGCAGAATTCCGGTACGAACAAATGATGATTGCAGATACTTTACAGATAAGTACCAGTTTATGCCAAAAGACGGTTACACAAAAATGTTTGAAAAAATATTGAATCATAAAAACATAGAAGTAATTTTAAACACAGATTATAAAAGTATTTTAGAATCAGTCAAGTTTGATAAAATGATTTACACTGGACCAATTGATTATTTCTTTGATTATAAATTTGGAAAACTTCCTTACAGATCGATAAGATTTGAGTTTAGGAACTATGAAAGTGAGAAGTTACAAGAAGCTGCTGTTTATAATTATGTTGAACCGAATACTGATTACACAAGAGTAACAGAATACAAATATCTAACTGCTCAAAAATCTGAAAGTACAACAATCAGTTATGAATTTTCTGAAAAGGATGGAGAGCCATTTTATCCAGTTCCTACAGAAGAAAATAAGCGAAAGTATCATTTATATAAAGCCGAAACAGAAAAATTATCTAATGTGCATTTTTGTGGTCGGCTCGCAGAATACCAATATTATAATATGGATCAGGTGGTAGCACTATGTTCAAATTTAGAGAGCAAATTATAA
- a CDS encoding glycosyltransferase, with amino-acid sequence MKITAVVVTYNRLELLKQCIESIRNQTQKLDKIIVVNNDSIDGTFEWLNSQEDITHINQKNLGGAGGFYTGIKTAYNNGFDWIWCMDDDGLPEINALENLLGSHHIAQVKGTNCSR; translated from the coding sequence TTGAAGATAACAGCAGTAGTTGTTACATATAATCGGCTTGAGTTATTAAAACAGTGTATAGAATCAATTAGGAATCAAACACAAAAGCTTGATAAAATCATCGTTGTTAATAATGATAGTATTGATGGCACATTCGAGTGGCTAAATAGTCAGGAAGATATCACACATATTAATCAGAAAAATCTTGGAGGTGCGGGTGGATTTTATACAGGAATAAAAACTGCATATAATAATGGATTTGACTGGATATGGTGTATGGATGATGATGGTTTACCAGAAATCAACGCTTTAGAAAATCTTTTAGGTTCTCATCATATTGCACAAGTTAAAGGGACCAATTGTAGTCGATAA
- a CDS encoding glycosyltransferase family 4 protein, producing MRIILFLVKFRPQLIHILTFERFSIVCFLVNWIIRAKILYTVHSVFLYENIRSLVKIHKGLKLKNRIAEYILFKLSYKLIFVSEYCFELAKEYYKINENKIEIINNGIDEVFFDPDRIMNITKPLKIVFFNGVRSGIERKIDLIIEVLNRFKKSEIALYIIDENDFSVEYDTNFSISVIKPMTNVELSVFFKDKHILLKSPIYDSFSIICLEAMASGLIVLFRVGWYEILIKNEQNGIIYDYINPKALEQNFKKILNNELDVETISKNAKKIFLKYSWKEIANKYFLLYREILFDKN from the coding sequence GTGAGAATTATATTATTCTTGGTAAAATTTAGACCTCAGTTGATTCATATTCTAACTTTTGAAAGATTTTCTATTGTTTGTTTTTTAGTGAACTGGATAATTAGAGCAAAAATTCTTTACACAGTTCATTCTGTGTTCTTATACGAAAATATAAGGTCACTTGTTAAAATTCATAAAGGATTAAAGTTAAAGAATCGCATCGCTGAATATATCCTATTCAAATTATCATATAAACTCATCTTTGTTTCCGAATATTGTTTTGAACTAGCAAAAGAATATTACAAAATTAATGAAAATAAGATAGAAATTATTAATAATGGTATTGACGAAGTTTTTTTTGACCCTGATCGAATTATGAATATTACCAAACCATTAAAAATAGTTTTTTTTAATGGAGTAAGATCAGGAATTGAAAGGAAAATAGACTTAATCATTGAAGTATTAAATAGATTTAAGAAATCTGAGATAGCATTATACATTATTGACGAAAATGACTTTTCTGTCGAATATGATACTAATTTTAGTATTAGTGTAATAAAACCAATGACAAATGTTGAGTTATCTGTTTTTTTTAAGGATAAGCACATATTACTAAAATCCCCAATTTATGATAGTTTTTCAATAATATGTCTTGAAGCTATGGCTTCAGGCCTAATTGTATTATTTCGAGTTGGTTGGTATGAAATTTTAATTAAGAATGAACAGAATGGAATTATTTACGATTATATAAATCCAAAAGCCTTAGAACAAAATTTTAAAAAAATTCTAAATAATGAACTCGATGTAGAAACAATTTCTAAAAATGCAAAGAAAATTTTTCTTAAATATTCATGGAAAGAAATAGCAAACAAATATTTTTTGTTGTATAGAGAAATTTTATTCGATAAAAATTAA
- a CDS encoding glycosyltransferase, with protein sequence MSKNPDVSIVIINYNSQEYLKRCINSINIQTINILFEIIVLDNNSSDNLDYLIEENFPIIKLIKNQSNVGFGAANNIGINLTDSKYIFLLNPDTVLLNDGLNTFYNFMEKQGNESVWCVGAQLYDEYKPHQNHMVISQIYLISFPNNLVLKDCC encoded by the coding sequence ATGTCTAAAAATCCAGATGTATCTATAGTTATAATAAATTATAATTCTCAAGAATATTTAAAGAGATGTATTAACTCTATAAATATTCAGACAATAAACATCTTATTTGAAATTATAGTTTTAGATAATAATTCTTCTGATAATCTAGATTATTTAATTGAGGAAAATTTTCCCATAATTAAGTTAATTAAAAATCAATCAAATGTGGGTTTTGGAGCAGCAAATAATATTGGAATAAACTTAACCGATTCTAAATATATTTTTCTTCTTAACCCTGATACTGTTTTACTTAACGATGGGTTAAATACATTCTATAATTTTATGGAAAAGCAAGGAAATGAGTCTGTTTGGTGTGTTGGTGCACAGCTTTATGATGAATACAAACCCCATCAAAATCATATGGTCATTTCCCAAATCTATTTGATATCATTTCCGAACAATTTGGTATTAAAGGACTGTTGTTAA